A DNA window from Desulfofalx alkaliphila DSM 12257 contains the following coding sequences:
- the pgeF gene encoding peptidoglycan editing factor PgeF — translation MQRAGGGFLLNDLGPVTYLSIPSFTATSLVAHGFTTRLGGVSEGRYSSLNLGLHVGDEHQAVLVNRRRACNAIGIDSGRLVAGQQVHQDQVAVVTEQHLGRGSRSYQSALPGVDALITKTPGVPLSSYYADCVPLFFLDPVQKAVGLAHAGWKGTVSKIGAKTVQQMTKTFGSDPKEIIAAIGPSIGPCCYLVDKPVIDKLKRSFSYWHQLVKACGDGQWLLNLWETNLRVLIDAGIRGENISIAAICTCCNSHMFFSYRAAGGITGRMASFIMLI, via the coding sequence TTGCAGCGAGCCGGCGGTGGTTTTTTACTCAATGACTTGGGCCCGGTCACTTATTTAAGCATTCCTTCCTTTACGGCAACGTCGTTGGTTGCTCACGGTTTTACTACCCGCTTAGGAGGGGTCAGCGAAGGCAGATACAGTTCTTTAAATTTAGGCCTTCATGTTGGCGATGAGCATCAAGCGGTGTTGGTTAACCGGCGTAGGGCCTGCAATGCCATTGGAATAGACAGTGGGCGCTTGGTGGCAGGTCAACAGGTACACCAAGACCAAGTGGCGGTGGTGACAGAGCAGCACCTGGGCAGGGGCAGCCGTAGCTATCAATCTGCCCTGCCCGGGGTGGATGCTTTAATTACCAAGACACCTGGAGTGCCGCTGTCCAGCTATTATGCAGATTGTGTGCCTCTTTTTTTTCTGGACCCGGTACAAAAGGCAGTGGGTTTGGCCCATGCGGGATGGAAAGGTACGGTAAGCAAAATTGGCGCCAAGACGGTGCAGCAGATGACTAAGACCTTTGGCAGTGACCCTAAAGAAATTATCGCAGCCATTGGTCCCTCCATTGGGCCATGCTGTTATCTTGTTGATAAACCTGTCATTGATAAATTGAAGAGGTCATTTAGCTATTGGCATCAACTGGTGAAGGCCTGCGGTGACGGCCAATGGCTCTTAAACTTGTGGGAGACCAATTTACGGGTACTGATAGATGCCGGCATAAGGGGTGAAAATATAAGCATTGCAGCCATTTGTACTTGCTGCAACAGCCATATGTTTTTTTCCTACCGGGCTGCCGGTGGCATAACCGGCAGAATGGCATCCTTTATTATGCTAATATAG
- a CDS encoding winged helix-turn-helix domain-containing protein, producing MPKEKILVVDDEEHIIELVKFNLEREGYRVITTGNGDRALELARQEKPDLVVLDIMLPGTDGLTVCRTLNSDPETKVIPVILLSARAEEFDRVLGLEMGADDYIVKPFSPRELVARVKARLRRQAEYATDKKDIYTNKLHIGGMTIDEDRFVVSVNDTKLELTPKEFELTRFLARHPGKVFTRDFLLERIWGYDYTGDSRTVDVHIRYIRKKLEQVPGNPQLIETVRGVGYRFKEV from the coding sequence ATGCCCAAGGAAAAAATTTTAGTGGTGGATGACGAAGAACACATTATTGAGTTGGTGAAGTTTAACCTTGAGCGGGAAGGCTACCGGGTGATCACAACCGGTAACGGTGACCGGGCGCTGGAGCTTGCCAGGCAAGAAAAACCGGATCTGGTGGTGCTGGATATAATGCTTCCCGGCACCGACGGATTAACCGTTTGCCGTACTTTAAACAGTGATCCGGAGACAAAGGTTATTCCGGTAATTTTGCTCAGTGCCAGGGCAGAGGAGTTTGACAGGGTGCTGGGCCTGGAGATGGGGGCGGACGACTACATAGTTAAGCCCTTTTCTCCAAGGGAACTGGTGGCCAGGGTGAAAGCCCGACTGCGCAGGCAGGCTGAATATGCTACTGACAAAAAGGATATTTATACCAATAAGCTCCACATTGGCGGGATGACAATAGACGAAGATCGCTTTGTGGTCAGTGTAAATGATACTAAATTAGAACTAACCCCCAAGGAGTTTGAGCTGACGCGTTTTTTAGCCCGGCATCCCGGCAAGGTGTTTACCAGGGATTTTTTATTGGAAAGAATATGGGGTTATGATTATACCGGTGACTCTAGAACGGTGGACGTGCACATCAGATATATACGGAAAAAGTTAGAGCAAGTTCCCGGCAACCCACAACTGATAGAAACGGTGCGAGGTGTAGGTTATCGGTTTAAGGAGGTATAA
- the pnpS gene encoding two-component system histidine kinase PnpS — MKLGIKTRTIASYLILLAIFLLLMLLYANGLITLLTAVPVLVAATAVTAYIMVSRLIAPLEQVTTTAYEMAGGILEQEITVRGTEEIDDLAISINTMANQLRQHITKINEERNRAKAILDSMGDGVIALDSQGRVLMINPSMERLFKVGRKECLGEKVNKVIRNHELDQLLRRVLDHCQPLSREIKILLPEPRIFKVKATPLKGNRTKHLGVVAIMSDVTERRHLEKMRSEFVANVSHELRTPLTSIKGFLETLLDGAIDNPKTAYNFLNIMNVETERLTRLIDDLLKLSKLENKRTMLKKQEVDLSAIITQALKIFKPQAEYKAIKLETAIPSHLPLIQGEKDLLFQVLINLIDNAIKYTPVGGKVAVMVTLHPKELKVSVHDTGPGIPEEVKTRVFERFYRVDKARSRDAGGTGLGLAIAKHVVELHGGTITVQNHNQGAVFSFTVPLN; from the coding sequence GTGAAACTGGGGATTAAGACTCGTACCATTGCCAGTTATCTTATATTACTGGCGATTTTTCTTTTATTAATGCTTTTATATGCCAATGGCCTTATTACCCTTTTAACTGCGGTGCCGGTCTTGGTTGCAGCCACCGCTGTTACCGCTTACATAATGGTATCGAGACTAATCGCCCCTTTGGAGCAAGTTACCACCACTGCATATGAGATGGCCGGCGGCATATTAGAACAGGAAATTACAGTGCGGGGCACGGAAGAAATAGATGATTTGGCTATCAGCATTAACACAATGGCTAATCAACTGCGCCAACACATCACCAAGATTAACGAAGAGCGCAACCGGGCCAAGGCCATCTTAGACAGCATGGGTGACGGTGTTATTGCCCTGGACTCCCAAGGGAGGGTGTTAATGATTAATCCGTCCATGGAAAGGCTTTTTAAAGTTGGACGTAAGGAGTGTCTGGGTGAAAAAGTAAATAAAGTAATCAGAAACCATGAATTGGATCAACTCTTGCGCCGGGTTTTAGATCATTGCCAACCCTTAAGCCGGGAAATAAAAATATTGCTGCCGGAGCCCAGAATATTTAAGGTGAAGGCCACACCGCTAAAGGGAAACCGCACAAAGCACCTTGGTGTAGTGGCCATAATGAGTGACGTTACAGAAAGACGTCATTTAGAGAAGATGCGCAGTGAGTTTGTGGCCAATGTCTCCCATGAACTGCGCACGCCTTTGACCTCCATTAAAGGCTTTTTAGAAACCCTCTTGGACGGAGCCATAGATAACCCCAAAACCGCCTATAATTTTTTAAACATCATGAATGTAGAAACTGAAAGGCTGACAAGATTGATAGATGACCTGCTGAAACTGTCTAAGTTAGAGAATAAGCGTACCATGTTAAAGAAGCAAGAGGTGGATCTATCAGCCATCATTACCCAAGCACTGAAAATTTTTAAGCCCCAGGCTGAATACAAGGCCATTAAACTTGAAACTGCAATACCAAGCCACCTGCCCTTGATACAAGGGGAAAAGGACCTTTTGTTTCAAGTATTGATCAATCTGATCGATAATGCCATTAAATACACTCCGGTGGGCGGTAAGGTGGCTGTTATGGTAACCCTGCATCCAAAGGAACTGAAGGTGTCGGTACATGATACCGGACCGGGAATACCGGAAGAGGTCAAGACCAGAGTTTTTGAGCGTTTTTATCGGGTGGACAAGGCCCGGTCAAGGGACGCCGGCGGAACGGGCTTGGGCCTTGCCATAGCTAAACATGTGGTAGAATTGCACGGCGGCACCATTACAGTGCAAAACCATAATCAGGGGGCGGTATTTAGCTTCACTGTACCGCTTAATTAA